The following proteins are co-located in the Noviherbaspirillum sp. UKPF54 genome:
- a CDS encoding pyruvate carboxylase: MTTPHQRPHPIRKILVANRSEIAIRVMRAAAELGIRTVAVYAAEDRFALHRFKADESYLVGEGKKPIAAYLDIDDIIRIAKEAEVDAIHPGYGFLSENPDFAEACAANGIVFIGPKPEVMRTLGNKVAARNAAVSAGVPVMPATSALPRDIEQAKKMAADIGYPLMLKASWGGGGRGMRVIESEADLPGQLEVARREAAAAFGNDEMYLEKLVRRARHVEVQLMGDKHGNLVHLFERDCSVQRRNQKVVERAPAPYLDDATRAELCDAALRLGRAVNYTHAGTVEFLMDADTNKFYFIEVNPRIQVEHTVTEQVTGIDIVKAQIRVSEGVKIGETDEHGAGIPAQHAIRLNGHALQCRVTTEDPENNFTPDYGRLVAYRSAAGFGVRLDGGTAYSGAVITPYYDSLLVKVTAWAPTSDEAIARMDRALREFRIRGVSTNLPFLENVINHPLFKSGECITRFIDTTPELFQFAKRRDRATRLLRFVGDVVVNGNPEMKGRKAIDGVLPAPLLPAVRRSAPILPGTRDKLKELGADKFSQWMKEQPQVLLTDTTMRDAHQSLFATRMRTADMLAIAPYYARMLPNLFSMECWGGATFDVAMRFLKEDPWERLAQLREQVPNILFQMLLRASNAVGYTNYADNVVQHFVRQAAAGGVDLFRVFDSLNWVDNMRVAIDAVRESGALCEGAICYTGDPFDAARPKYSLQYYVDMAKQLEKAGVNILGIKDMAGVAKPHAARALIKALKEEVGLPIHFHTHDTSGISAATVLAAVEAGCDAVDGAMDAMSGLTSQPNLGAIAAALAGTGRDPGMDRPAMFAISQYWEGVRRQYAPFEADMRSGTSDVYRHEMPGGQYTNLREQARAMGIEHRWSEVAQAYADVNQLFGDIVKVTPTSKVVGDMALFMVANDLTPADVQNQDKEIAFPESVISLFKGELGFPPDGFPKALEKKVLKGGKPMAGRPGANLPAVDLAQAKAEAEKAVGRSISEQELASYLMYPKVFRDYAEHRRQYGDVSVLPSSVFFHGLKEGQEISVDIDQGKTLVIRLQGRTELEEEGQSKLFFELNGQARMVRIDRAGAVKQVTHPRAQDGNAHHVGAPMPGMVVTVAVKTGQKVAKGDPLVSIEAMKMETMIRAERDAVVKHIHVRPGAVVAAKDLLIELGE; this comes from the coding sequence ATGACCACGCCACACCAACGTCCTCATCCGATCCGGAAAATCCTCGTTGCCAACCGCTCCGAGATCGCCATCCGGGTCATGCGCGCTGCCGCCGAACTCGGCATCCGCACGGTCGCCGTCTACGCCGCCGAAGACCGCTTTGCGCTGCACCGCTTCAAGGCCGACGAGAGCTATCTCGTCGGCGAAGGCAAGAAGCCGATCGCGGCCTACCTCGACATCGACGACATCATCCGCATCGCAAAAGAAGCTGAAGTCGACGCGATTCACCCCGGCTACGGCTTCCTGTCGGAGAACCCGGATTTCGCCGAAGCCTGCGCCGCCAACGGCATCGTCTTCATCGGCCCCAAGCCGGAAGTCATGCGCACGCTCGGCAACAAGGTCGCCGCGCGCAATGCGGCGGTGTCGGCCGGCGTGCCGGTGATGCCGGCTACCAGCGCGCTGCCGCGCGATATCGAGCAAGCAAAGAAAATGGCCGCCGACATCGGCTATCCGCTGATGTTGAAGGCCAGCTGGGGCGGCGGCGGGCGCGGCATGCGCGTGATCGAATCGGAAGCCGATCTCCCTGGCCAGCTGGAAGTGGCGCGGCGCGAAGCGGCAGCCGCCTTCGGCAACGATGAGATGTATCTCGAAAAGCTGGTGCGCCGCGCGCGCCACGTCGAGGTGCAGCTGATGGGTGACAAGCACGGCAATCTGGTGCACCTGTTCGAGCGCGACTGCTCGGTGCAGCGGAGAAATCAGAAAGTGGTGGAACGCGCGCCGGCCCCCTATCTCGATGACGCCACCCGCGCCGAACTGTGCGACGCCGCACTGCGCCTGGGACGCGCGGTCAACTACACGCACGCCGGCACCGTCGAATTCCTGATGGATGCCGACACCAACAAGTTCTACTTCATCGAAGTCAATCCGCGCATCCAGGTCGAGCACACCGTGACCGAGCAAGTCACCGGCATCGATATCGTCAAGGCGCAGATCCGCGTGTCCGAGGGCGTCAAAATCGGTGAAACCGACGAGCACGGCGCGGGCATTCCGGCGCAGCATGCCATCCGCCTGAACGGCCATGCGCTGCAATGCCGCGTCACGACCGAAGACCCGGAAAACAATTTCACGCCAGACTACGGCCGCCTGGTCGCCTACCGCAGCGCGGCCGGTTTCGGCGTGCGCCTCGACGGCGGCACCGCCTACTCCGGCGCGGTGATCACGCCGTACTACGACTCGCTGCTGGTGAAGGTCACCGCCTGGGCGCCGACCTCGGACGAGGCGATCGCCCGCATGGACCGCGCCTTGCGCGAATTCCGCATCCGCGGCGTATCGACCAACCTGCCTTTCCTGGAAAACGTGATCAACCACCCGCTGTTCAAGTCGGGCGAATGCATCACGCGCTTCATCGATACCACGCCGGAGTTGTTCCAGTTCGCCAAACGGCGCGATCGCGCCACGCGCCTGCTGCGCTTCGTCGGTGACGTGGTCGTCAATGGCAACCCGGAAATGAAGGGGCGCAAGGCCATCGACGGCGTGCTGCCGGCACCGCTTTTGCCCGCCGTGCGCCGTTCCGCGCCTATCCTGCCCGGCACGCGCGACAAGCTGAAGGAGCTGGGGGCCGATAAGTTCTCGCAATGGATGAAGGAGCAGCCGCAGGTGCTGTTGACCGACACCACCATGCGCGACGCGCACCAGTCGCTGTTCGCCACCCGCATGCGCACCGCCGACATGCTGGCGATTGCGCCGTATTACGCGCGCATGCTGCCCAACCTGTTTTCGATGGAATGCTGGGGCGGCGCGACGTTCGACGTGGCAATGCGCTTTTTGAAGGAAGACCCGTGGGAGAGATTGGCGCAACTGCGCGAGCAGGTTCCCAACATCCTGTTCCAGATGCTCTTGCGCGCCTCCAACGCGGTCGGCTACACCAATTACGCCGACAACGTCGTGCAGCACTTCGTGCGGCAGGCGGCCGCCGGCGGCGTCGACCTGTTCCGCGTGTTCGATTCGCTCAACTGGGTGGACAACATGCGCGTGGCGATCGATGCGGTGCGCGAATCCGGCGCCTTGTGCGAGGGCGCGATATGCTACACGGGTGACCCGTTCGACGCGGCGCGCCCGAAGTACAGCCTGCAGTACTACGTCGACATGGCGAAACAACTGGAAAAGGCGGGCGTCAACATCCTCGGCATCAAGGACATGGCCGGCGTGGCGAAGCCGCATGCGGCGCGCGCGCTGATCAAGGCCTTGAAGGAAGAGGTCGGCCTACCGATCCACTTCCATACGCACGACACCAGCGGCATTTCGGCCGCCACCGTGCTGGCCGCGGTGGAAGCGGGCTGCGACGCGGTCGACGGCGCTATGGATGCGATGAGCGGGCTGACCTCGCAGCCGAACCTCGGCGCGATCGCGGCGGCGCTGGCCGGCACCGGGCGCGACCCGGGCATGGACCGGCCGGCGATGTTCGCGATCTCCCAGTACTGGGAAGGCGTGCGCCGCCAGTACGCGCCGTTCGAGGCGGACATGCGCTCCGGCACGTCGGATGTGTACCGCCACGAGATGCCCGGCGGGCAGTACACCAACCTGCGCGAGCAGGCGCGCGCGATGGGTATCGAACACCGCTGGAGCGAGGTGGCGCAGGCCTATGCCGATGTCAATCAACTGTTCGGCGACATCGTGAAAGTGACGCCGACCTCCAAGGTGGTGGGCGACATGGCCTTGTTCATGGTGGCCAACGACTTGACGCCCGCCGACGTGCAGAACCAGGACAAGGAAATCGCATTTCCCGAGTCGGTCATTTCGCTGTTCAAGGGCGAGCTCGGCTTCCCGCCGGACGGCTTCCCCAAGGCGCTGGAAAAGAAGGTGCTCAAGGGCGGCAAGCCGATGGCGGGACGCCCGGGCGCCAACCTGCCGGCGGTCGACCTGGCGCAGGCCAAGGCCGAGGCGGAAAAGGCGGTGGGACGGTCAATTTCCGAGCAGGAGCTGGCGTCGTACCTGATGTATCCGAAGGTGTTCCGCGACTACGCCGAGCATCGCCGTCAGTACGGCGACGTGAGCGTGCTGCCGAGCTCGGTGTTCTTCCACGGCTTGAAGGAAGGGCAGGAAATCTCGGTCGACATCGACCAGGGCAAGACGCTGGTGATCCGTCTGCAGGGCCGCACCGAGCTGGAGGAGGAAGGCCAGAGCAAGCTGTTCTTTGAGCTCAACGGCCAGGCGCGCATGGTGCGCATAGACCGCGCCGGCGCCGTCAAACAGGTCACGCATCCGCGCGCGCAGGACGGCAACGCCCATCACGTCGGCGCGCCGATGCCAGGCATGGTGGTGACAGTGGCCGTCAAGACCGGGCAGAAGGTGGCCAAGGGCGATCCGCTGGTGTCGATCGAGGCGATGAAGATGGAAACCATGATCCGTGCCGAACGGGATGCGGTGGTCAAGCACATCCATGTGCGGCCGGGCGCAGTGGTGGCGGCCAAGGACTTGCTGATCGAACTGGGGGAGTGA
- a CDS encoding LysR family transcriptional regulator, translated as MKVFVAVIEAGSFAGAADRLGMSKAMASKYVSSLEDHLGTRLLNRTTRRLSVTESGSAFHQRCVQILADVAEAEQVAGHLSAAPRGTLKITMPLAFGQHRLGPLVADYVQRYPEVRLDLSLSDRRVDLVEEGFDLAVRIGALPESGLIARKLGGDRAVVCASPAYLQRHGTPKTPDELAGHSCLGYTYTNSGDEWRMHDPAGAERAVPIAGAIKADNGDMLRLAAISGAGLIFQPLFIVADDLAAGRLVQVLADYPSAELGIYALYPSRKHLSAKVRTFVDFLVERLQ; from the coding sequence ATGAAAGTCTTTGTCGCGGTGATCGAGGCCGGCAGCTTCGCCGGCGCCGCCGACCGCCTCGGCATGTCCAAGGCGATGGCCTCGAAATACGTGAGCAGCCTGGAAGACCACCTCGGCACGCGATTGTTGAACCGCACCACGCGCCGCCTGAGCGTGACCGAATCGGGCTCGGCGTTCCACCAGCGCTGCGTGCAGATCCTGGCCGACGTGGCCGAAGCCGAGCAGGTGGCCGGGCACTTGTCGGCCGCGCCGCGCGGCACGCTGAAGATCACCATGCCGCTGGCCTTCGGCCAGCACCGGCTCGGCCCGCTGGTGGCGGATTACGTGCAGCGCTACCCGGAAGTGCGGCTCGACCTGTCGCTGAGCGACCGGCGCGTCGACCTGGTCGAGGAAGGCTTCGATCTGGCGGTGCGGATCGGTGCGCTGCCCGAATCGGGCCTGATCGCGCGCAAGCTGGGCGGCGACCGCGCCGTCGTCTGCGCCTCGCCCGCCTACCTGCAGCGCCACGGCACGCCGAAAACGCCGGATGAGCTGGCCGGCCATTCCTGCCTGGGCTACACCTACACCAACAGCGGCGACGAATGGCGCATGCACGACCCCGCCGGCGCGGAGCGCGCCGTGCCGATTGCCGGCGCGATCAAGGCGGACAACGGTGACATGCTGCGGCTGGCCGCCATCAGCGGCGCCGGCCTGATCTTCCAGCCGCTGTTCATCGTCGCCGACGACCTCGCGGCCGGGCGGCTGGTCCAGGTGCTGGCCGATTATCCGTCGGCGGAGCTGGGTATCTATGCGCTGTACCCCAGCCGTAAGCACTTGTCGGCCAAGGTGCGCACTTTCGTCGATTTCCTGGTGGAGCGGCTGCAGTAA
- a CDS encoding NADPH-dependent F420 reductase, with the protein MEITIIGAGNMASGLVKQLAKAGHRIRVTARSNDKAQALATAYPNVTAVPAAQAAGGADVVIVATAYADAVPALRALGSLDGKVVVDITNPLTADYMGLTIGHTTSAAEEIARAVPGAEVVKAFNTVFAQVLANGPTLAGGAQVPVFVAGDSERARQTVKALAESIGFKPVDAGPLKNARYLEPLAGLNIYLGYGAGLGTGIAPAWIGG; encoded by the coding sequence ATGGAAATCACCATCATTGGCGCAGGCAACATGGCTTCGGGACTGGTCAAGCAACTGGCGAAAGCCGGCCACCGGATTCGCGTCACCGCACGCAGCAACGACAAGGCGCAGGCACTAGCCACGGCTTATCCGAACGTGACCGCCGTTCCCGCCGCGCAGGCGGCAGGCGGCGCGGACGTAGTGATCGTCGCCACGGCCTATGCGGACGCCGTGCCGGCGCTGCGCGCGCTGGGCAGCCTCGACGGCAAGGTGGTGGTGGATATCACCAACCCGCTCACCGCCGACTACATGGGCTTGACCATCGGTCACACCACCTCCGCCGCCGAGGAAATCGCGCGCGCCGTGCCGGGCGCCGAGGTGGTCAAGGCCTTCAATACCGTGTTCGCGCAAGTGCTGGCCAACGGCCCGACGCTGGCCGGCGGCGCGCAGGTGCCGGTGTTTGTCGCCGGCGACAGCGAACGCGCGCGCCAGACCGTCAAGGCGCTGGCCGAGAGCATCGGCTTCAAGCCGGTCGACGCCGGCCCGCTGAAAAATGCGCGTTACCTCGAACCGCTGGCCGGGCTCAACATCTATCTCGGCTACGGCGCGGGACTGGGCACCGGCATCGCGCCGGCCTGGATCGGCGGCTGA
- a CDS encoding aminotransferase class V-fold PLP-dependent enzyme, with translation MPGLLPNVDRDGLLEYSVVYTDRAVNHMSQLFQGTMRDISAILKKVYNARSVAVVPGSGTFGMEAVARQFATKKKCLVIRNGWFSFRWSQIFDMGGIPSETVVLKARPVEGGRQAAFAPAPIEEVVAAIREHKPDLVFAPHVETASGMMLPDAYLRAVADAVHAVGGMFVLDCIASGTIWVDMQATGVDVLISAPQKGWSASPCCALVMLGATARERIDATTSTSFACDLRKWLQIMEAYENGGFAYHATMPTDALTSLRDVMKETEAYGFDKVRAEQQELGRQVRALLANKGFKSVAAPGFEAPGVVVSYSDDDGIRSGKKFADAGLQIAPGVPLQCDEGDDFKTFRLGLFGLDKLHHVDRTVDTLAAALDRIF, from the coding sequence GTGCCAGGTTTACTCCCCAATGTTGATCGCGACGGACTGCTCGAATACTCGGTGGTGTATACCGACCGCGCGGTCAACCACATGTCCCAGCTTTTCCAGGGAACGATGCGCGACATTTCCGCCATCCTGAAAAAGGTCTACAACGCCCGCTCGGTGGCAGTCGTGCCGGGCAGCGGCACGTTCGGCATGGAAGCCGTCGCGCGCCAGTTCGCAACGAAAAAGAAATGCCTGGTGATCCGCAACGGCTGGTTCTCTTTCCGCTGGTCGCAGATCTTCGACATGGGCGGCATTCCTTCCGAAACGGTCGTGCTCAAGGCGCGTCCGGTCGAAGGCGGGCGCCAGGCGGCGTTCGCGCCGGCGCCGATCGAGGAAGTGGTGGCGGCCATCCGCGAGCACAAGCCAGACCTGGTGTTTGCACCACACGTGGAAACCGCTTCCGGCATGATGCTGCCCGACGCGTACCTGCGCGCAGTGGCGGATGCGGTGCATGCGGTCGGCGGCATGTTCGTGCTCGACTGCATCGCCTCCGGCACGATCTGGGTCGACATGCAGGCCACCGGCGTCGACGTGCTGATCAGCGCGCCGCAAAAGGGATGGAGCGCGTCGCCCTGCTGCGCGCTGGTGATGCTCGGCGCGACAGCGCGCGAACGGATCGATGCGACCACCAGCACCAGCTTCGCCTGCGACCTGCGCAAGTGGCTGCAGATCATGGAAGCATACGAGAACGGCGGCTTCGCCTACCATGCCACCATGCCCACAGACGCGCTGACATCCCTGCGCGACGTGATGAAGGAAACCGAAGCCTACGGCTTCGACAAGGTGCGCGCGGAACAGCAGGAACTGGGCCGCCAAGTGCGTGCGCTACTGGCAAACAAGGGCTTCAAGAGCGTCGCCGCGCCGGGCTTTGAAGCGCCGGGCGTGGTAGTCAGCTACAGCGACGACGATGGCATACGCTCCGGTAAGAAGTTCGCCGATGCCGGCTTGCAGATTGCGCCCGGCGTGCCGCTGCAGTGCGACGAAGGCGACGACTTCAAGACCTTCCGCCTCGGCCTGTTCGGCCTCGACAAGCTGCACCATGTCGACCGCACGGTCGACACGCTGGCCGCCGCGCTGGACCGCATTTTCTGA
- a CDS encoding flavin reductase family protein produces the protein MSHRLPVKLSKSYRLLNHGPTVLVSSAHGGATNVMAAAWSMPLDFSPPKVAVVIDRSTRTRELVEASGEFALNIPSRQMAQATLAVGSVSGREHDKFTEYRLATFAAETIGAPLLDGCLGWLECRVIAEPHIQQRYDLFLGEIVAAWADPRAFRDGHWVFEEGTPRSIHYIAGGNFFETGPAFEVDR, from the coding sequence ATGTCCCATCGCCTCCCCGTCAAACTGTCCAAATCCTATCGCCTGCTGAACCACGGTCCGACCGTATTGGTCAGCAGCGCGCACGGCGGCGCCACGAATGTGATGGCGGCCGCCTGGTCGATGCCGCTCGACTTCTCGCCGCCGAAGGTGGCAGTCGTCATCGACCGCAGCACGCGCACGCGCGAACTGGTGGAGGCATCGGGGGAATTCGCCCTGAACATCCCGTCGCGCCAGATGGCGCAGGCGACGCTGGCGGTCGGCTCGGTGTCCGGGCGCGAGCATGACAAGTTCACGGAGTACCGGCTGGCGACATTCGCCGCCGAAACGATCGGGGCGCCCCTGCTCGACGGTTGCCTCGGCTGGCTGGAATGCCGCGTGATTGCGGAGCCGCACATCCAGCAGCGCTACGACCTGTTTCTCGGCGAAATCGTCGCCGCTTGGGCCGATCCGCGCGCCTTCCGCGATGGCCATTGGGTGTTCGAGGAAGGGACTCCGCGCAGCATCCATTACATCGCAGGCGGTAATTTTTTCGAGACCGGCCCCGCCTTCGAGGTCGACCGGTAA
- a CDS encoding dioxygenase, translating into MTRLPTLFLSHGSPMLAIDDSPARRFLQNLGKQLPRPRAILVASAHWETMGGPAVGLTAQPQTIHDFGGFPAALYALQYPAPGAPEVAARAAELLKQAGWTVGGSETRGLDHGAWVPLRLMYPEADIPVAQVSVVRGVGPDGHEKLGRALAGLREEGVLVIGSGSLTHNLYEFRGQGIDAPVPAWVSEFGDWMLAALSDGRREALLDYRKQAPHAARNHPTEEHLLPLFVALGAAGENAQAQRLHSSHEYGVLAMDVYAFS; encoded by the coding sequence ATGACCCGCTTACCGACCCTGTTCCTTTCGCACGGCTCGCCGATGCTGGCCATCGACGACAGTCCGGCGCGCCGTTTCCTGCAAAACCTCGGGAAGCAACTGCCGCGCCCGCGCGCCATCCTGGTCGCGTCCGCGCACTGGGAAACGATGGGCGGCCCGGCCGTCGGCCTGACGGCGCAGCCGCAAACCATCCACGACTTCGGCGGTTTTCCGGCGGCGCTGTACGCGCTGCAGTACCCGGCGCCGGGCGCGCCGGAGGTCGCAGCGCGCGCGGCCGAGCTGCTCAAGCAGGCCGGCTGGACGGTGGGCGGCAGCGAAACGCGCGGCCTCGATCACGGCGCCTGGGTGCCGCTGCGCCTGATGTATCCGGAAGCGGACATCCCGGTGGCGCAAGTGTCGGTGGTGCGCGGCGTCGGCCCGGATGGGCATGAAAAGCTGGGGCGGGCGCTGGCGGGCCTGCGCGAGGAAGGCGTGCTGGTCATCGGTTCCGGCTCGCTCACGCACAACCTGTACGAATTCCGCGGCCAGGGCATCGACGCGCCGGTGCCGGCCTGGGTCAGTGAATTCGGCGACTGGATGCTGGCCGCGCTGAGCGATGGCCGGCGCGAGGCGCTGCTGGACTACCGCAAGCAGGCGCCGCACGCGGCGCGCAACCATCCGACCGAAGAGCACCTGCTGCCGCTATTCGTCGCCCTGGGCGCCGCCGGCGAAAACGCGCAGGCACAAAGGCTGCATTCGAGTCATGAATACGGCGTGCTGGCGATGGATGTCTACGCCTTTTCCTGA
- a CDS encoding EAL domain-containing protein: protein MLALVLAIAVPMAVLWAYSLQSSIRRGVDGAGALTLSLAQIAAADAQRLVRDSGFLLAGLAQRPKVQALNAADCDGILRDFRNFLPQFANIAIADKAGRVVCSALPQRAGHVASVANAAWFPQVAQANRYVAGHPHVGPISGKWVSVLAYPIKDGQGRFIGAIGLPIDLANYRLLPGNAKLPAGTVLSIVEANGTVVASSDTSQQWIGRPFPEPEIARRASLEKQGRIWLSGRDGARIYGFAPVAGTEWSVISSVPSPELLDQILARAAGAGGALLLLVLLAGGLAYILGRRMVLPVMHIAGAAKAVAGGDLSCRAPVSGPREIEDVARQFNAMLDVRLRTEQKYRDLLEAATDAIVIVDAGRHIVFANAQAERMFGFSGDELIGNPVEMLMPQRCRAEHVELGARYIEQLRPMHKSTARSLIGQRKNGTEFPVEVSLTPLVTDEGVIVSSIIRDVSERKHYEEHLVRLAQYDALTGLPNRHRTDLHLAQAMARADRENMKVALILLDVVRFKEVNDTFGHRAGDRILKAVGERLSESLPESCLLARPGSDEFAVMEILADRAAILRLANDIQDAFAQPLQAEGEEVFLSICAGIAVYPDDGADSETLLKNADVAMHHAKRDGHNCAFYSHDMGARAAERLKLENRLRRALPNGELLLHYQPQVDVHSGRILGVEALVRWHPPGEGLVPPDQFIPLAEETGLIDAIGEWILRTACMQNKAWQEAGLPPLVMAVNISARQFRQKNLAQVVRAALDDSGLEPRWLALEITESMLMTRPDEAVQTLHQIAGMGVAIALDDFGTGYSSLAYLKRFPVRTLKIDRSFVRDIHTDPDDAAIVTAVISLAKSLDLELVAEGVELPQQLDFLRSLKCDSYQGYYFSKPVPQEQCTSILWASHGEGKAG, encoded by the coding sequence TTGCTTGCGCTGGTACTGGCCATTGCTGTTCCGATGGCGGTCCTGTGGGCGTATTCCCTGCAATCGAGCATCCGGCGCGGCGTCGACGGCGCTGGCGCGCTGACACTTTCGCTGGCCCAGATTGCCGCAGCGGACGCGCAACGGCTGGTGCGCGATTCCGGCTTTCTGCTGGCCGGGCTCGCGCAGCGTCCCAAGGTGCAGGCGCTTAATGCGGCCGATTGCGACGGCATCCTGCGCGATTTCAGGAACTTCCTTCCCCAGTTTGCCAACATCGCCATCGCCGACAAGGCCGGCCGGGTGGTGTGCTCGGCGCTGCCGCAGCGCGCCGGCCACGTCGCGTCCGTGGCCAACGCGGCATGGTTCCCGCAGGTCGCCCAAGCCAACCGCTATGTCGCCGGCCATCCGCATGTCGGCCCGATCAGCGGGAAGTGGGTGTCGGTGCTCGCCTATCCGATCAAGGACGGGCAAGGCCGGTTCATCGGCGCCATCGGCTTGCCCATCGACCTGGCCAACTACCGGCTGTTGCCGGGCAACGCGAAACTTCCGGCCGGGACGGTACTCAGCATTGTCGAGGCCAACGGCACCGTCGTTGCCAGTTCCGACACGTCGCAACAGTGGATCGGCCGCCCCTTTCCGGAACCGGAGATCGCGCGCCGCGCCAGCCTGGAAAAGCAGGGCCGGATCTGGCTGTCCGGGCGCGACGGCGCCAGGATCTACGGTTTTGCCCCGGTGGCGGGAACCGAGTGGTCGGTGATCAGCAGCGTGCCGTCCCCGGAGTTGCTCGACCAGATCCTGGCGCGCGCCGCCGGCGCCGGCGGCGCGCTGCTGCTGCTGGTCCTGCTGGCCGGCGGGCTGGCCTATATCCTCGGGCGCCGCATGGTCCTGCCGGTCATGCACATCGCCGGCGCGGCCAAGGCGGTGGCCGGCGGCGACTTGAGCTGCCGCGCGCCGGTCTCTGGCCCGCGCGAAATCGAAGACGTGGCGCGCCAGTTCAACGCGATGCTCGATGTGCGCCTGCGCACCGAGCAGAAGTACCGCGACCTGCTCGAAGCGGCGACCGACGCGATCGTGATCGTCGATGCAGGACGGCACATCGTGTTCGCCAATGCCCAGGCGGAACGGATGTTCGGCTTCAGCGGCGACGAGCTGATCGGCAATCCGGTTGAAATGCTCATGCCGCAGCGCTGTCGTGCCGAGCATGTCGAGCTGGGAGCGAGGTACATCGAACAGCTGCGCCCGATGCACAAGAGTACGGCGCGTTCCCTGATCGGCCAGCGCAAGAATGGCACGGAATTTCCGGTCGAAGTCAGCCTGACGCCGCTGGTAACCGATGAAGGGGTGATCGTTTCCAGCATCATCCGCGACGTGAGCGAGCGCAAGCATTACGAGGAGCACCTGGTTCGCCTGGCGCAATACGATGCCTTGACCGGGCTGCCCAATCGCCACCGCACCGACCTGCATCTTGCGCAGGCGATGGCGCGCGCCGACCGGGAGAACATGAAGGTCGCGCTCATTTTGCTGGATGTCGTGCGCTTCAAGGAAGTCAATGACACCTTCGGGCATCGCGCCGGCGACCGGATACTCAAGGCGGTCGGCGAGCGGCTGAGCGAGAGCCTGCCGGAAAGCTGTCTGCTGGCGCGCCCCGGCAGCGATGAATTCGCGGTCATGGAAATACTCGCCGACCGCGCGGCCATCCTCCGGCTCGCCAACGACATCCAGGATGCGTTTGCGCAGCCGCTGCAGGCGGAAGGTGAGGAGGTGTTCCTTTCGATATGCGCCGGCATCGCCGTGTACCCGGATGACGGCGCCGACAGCGAGACCTTGCTGAAAAACGCCGACGTCGCCATGCACCACGCGAAGCGGGATGGCCACAACTGCGCCTTCTATTCGCACGACATGGGCGCGCGCGCCGCCGAGCGGCTCAAGCTAGAGAACCGCCTGCGGCGCGCCCTGCCCAACGGCGAACTGCTGCTGCATTACCAGCCGCAGGTCGACGTGCACAGCGGACGCATACTCGGCGTGGAAGCGCTGGTGCGCTGGCATCCTCCCGGGGAGGGGCTGGTTCCGCCCGACCAGTTCATCCCGCTGGCGGAAGAAACAGGGCTGATCGACGCGATCGGCGAATGGATTCTGCGTACCGCGTGCATGCAAAACAAGGCATGGCAGGAGGCGGGGCTGCCCCCGCTGGTCATGGCGGTCAACATTTCGGCGCGCCAGTTCCGGCAAAAGAACCTGGCCCAGGTAGTGCGCGCCGCGCTCGACGACAGCGGGCTGGAACCGCGCTGGCTGGCGCTGGAAATCACCGAAAGCATGCTCATGACCCGCCCCGACGAAGCGGTCCAGACGTTGCACCAGATCGCCGGCATGGGGGTGGCCATCGCGCTGGACGACTTCGGCACCGGCTATTCGAGCCTGGCCTACCTGAAGCGTTTCCCGGTGCGCACCCTGAAAATCGACCGTTCCTTCGTGCGCGACATTCACACCGACCCGGACGACGCGGCCATCGTCACCGCGGTGATTTCCCTGGCCAAGAGCCTGGACCTGGAACTGGTTGCCGAGGGCGTGGAGCTGCCCCAGCAGCTGGACTTCCTGCGCTCGCTGAAATGCGATTCCTACCAGGGTTACTACTTCAGCAAGCCGGTGCCGCAGGAGCAATGTACATCCATCCTCTGGGCATCCCACGGCGAAGGCAAAGCCGGATGA